The genome window CCAACATGCTAACACTGACCTTGCTCTTCCTCCTCACTATGCCTGCTCCCAACGCCCttgggcagagccagggcttccAGCATGTTCCAAGGAGGGGCTCACATGCCCCCGGGAATGCACACACACCAAAGCCACGCAGCTCTTCGGCAGCTGCCTATAACCTTCTGTAACCTTCAGGCCAAAGGCTGTCTATCAACATCCCATCACCCTAGACCCGGAGACCTTGCCCAAgtggccccagcctcctcctgggccccaAAGTTTCGTCCCGCCCGGCTCTCCCAGTGCCCAGAGCTCAGCACTAACTGGTCCCTCCCAAGGCTGGCCAGGCACCTGCAGGAAGTACGCGCTCATGGGGTCCTCCTTGTTGTCCTCGTTGTAGAAAAGGCCTCCGGCCACGAAGACCTGGTTCTCCTTGGTCACCAGGCTGACGTGGTTCTTGGGGATCTGGGTGGAGAGGGAGGCACAGTAGCACTCGTTGGCTGCCGGGTCGTAGGCCACGGCGCCTTCCTCGCTGATCATGAAGATGAGGTCTTGCAGGAACATGCCGAAGCGCAGCGTGTCATTGAGGATCCCCGGAAGGACGcgttcctcctcttcctcctcctcctcctccgccttgGTGTCGCCGGCACCCTTGCCGGCCTCCTTCGCGCCGGCggcctccttccccttctccgtcttcttcttcttcttgcgCAGCGTGGTGAGGCGGCCCTCGTGCGCGTCCTTCACCATTTGCACCTTGCGCAGCAGCTCGGGCTGCGCGCGAACGAGGGGGTGGCGCTCCACGCGGCTCTCCAGGAAGGCGCGCGGCAGCAGGCGGCAGCGCACGCTCTCGAAGACGGTGGGCAGCGCGCGCTGGCGCTCGGCCTGCGCCTCGGCGTCGCCGCTGGCCGCCCAGCGCATCACCGCCTCGAACACCGCCTCTTCCTTCTCCACGTTGAGGCCGTCGCTGGAGATGATGGCGATGAGCTCGTCGGCCGAGAGCCCCAGGAAGTCGGCGTCGCGCGCCACGAGCGTGAAGCGCGCGCAGATGAAGTCGCGCGCGGCCACGGCCAGGCGTGCGCAGTCGAGCAGGAGGCCCAGGCGGAAGACGGCCAGGCAGTTGGCGAGGCACAAGCGCTTCTGCAGGAAGGAAACGCAGATGGTGAAGATGGACGGGATCTGGAAGCGGTGTGCCGCGGCGAACAGGTCCTGCACGCTCGCCTCGTCCAGCGCGATCTCCGACGTGTACAGGTAGTGCAGCACCTGGGCCACCACGTCCGGGGACACCTCCTCCAGCCGCAGCTCGCCCGCGCGCTCCGGCTCGGCCAGGAAGCGCGCCCGGAAGTAGGGGCTGCAGGCGGCCAGCACCAGGCGGTGGCACGGGAACTCGCGCTCGCCGGCACGCACCACGCAGTCCAGGAACTTGCCGTGGTCCAGCATGTCTTTGAGCCCGTCCTGCAGGAGCGTCTGCTGGTACAGCCGCTGCTCCTCTGCCTGTTCCAGGCCCAGCGCCATGGTGGGGGGCGTAAGGGGTCGCAACCGGGCCGGGGCACTCCTCTCTAAAAGAGCGCTGCTCTCCTGCCCCGGGGCGTGCTCAGACTGCGCAGTTGTCTCCCGGGCTATATATAGAGGCGGCCCGGGCCCTGTAAGGCGAGCTGCCCGGCCTCCCGCACATGACGCACGGCAGACAGCTGGGCAGAGGCCCCCTCCCAGGGCAGCGTTGACGAGCCCCCGGGGCtcatgggatgggggtggggtgtctGGGCCTTCCCCCAAAAAGGGGGCCTCCCTCTGGACTCCTTGGGCTAGTGATGGTCTGGGTCTGGGAGACCCCCCAGACCCA of Oryctolagus cuniculus chromosome 10, mOryCun1.1, whole genome shotgun sequence contains these proteins:
- the KLHL40 gene encoding kelch-like protein 40 produces the protein MALGLEQAEEQRLYQQTLLQDGLKDMLDHGKFLDCVVRAGEREFPCHRLVLAACSPYFRARFLAEPERAGELRLEEVSPDVVAQVLHYLYTSEIALDEASVQDLFAAAHRFQIPSIFTICVSFLQKRLCLANCLAVFRLGLLLDCARLAVAARDFICARFTLVARDADFLGLSADELIAIISSDGLNVEKEEAVFEAVMRWAASGDAEAQAERQRALPTVFESVRCRLLPRAFLESRVERHPLVRAQPELLRKVQMVKDAHEGRLTTLRKKKKKTEKGKEAAGAKEAGKGAGDTKAEEEEEEEEERVLPGILNDTLRFGMFLQDLIFMISEEGAVAYDPAANECYCASLSTQIPKNHVSLVTKENQVFVAGGLFYNEDNKEDPMSAYFLQFDHLDSEWLGMPPLPSPRCLFGLGEAVNSIYVVGGRELKDGERSLDSVLCYDRLSFKWGESDPLPYVVYGHAVLSHMDLVYVIGGKGADRKCLNKMCVYDPKKFEWKELAPMQTARSLFGATVHDGRIFVAAGVTDTGLTSSAEVYNIADNKWTPFEAFPQERSSLSLVSLGGTLYAIGGFATLETESGELVPTELNDIWRYNEEEKKWEGVLREIPYAAGATFLPVRLNVLRLTKM